The genomic segment ACAAAAACgtcattttcaaaaaattagatTATATTTATACATACAAAAAGTTTGTTGTCCTTGAATAGCAAATATACgtacaaaaaaacaaaaaacaaaaaatataagaGGTTGAAAAAGGCCAACCCCATTCACACTTAAAAGACGAAGTCTATCACGTGCgtttataattaaaaaagacagaataaaacatttaatcaaaaaaaaaaaataataccatatattttcctttggtcCTTTCAGTTAATTAAAAAAGCCCATTGTCGTCATCGAAAATATAAAATGGAAAGGCCCAACAAGAGGGCCCACACAAACAATATATTACGTACGGAGAAATAATACAAAATTAACAAAACAAAGATGAAGTAAAAGTCACTCACTCAAGGTGTTCCAGTTCACGCGAGGTGGTGCTTGTTACGATGGGTTGGGCAATAGCACTGCACGGCGGCGCCGGCGACATACCGCGTTCGATGCCGCTGGATCGATTGAAGCCCAGAGAAGCTGCGCTCCACTATTGCCTCAAGATCGGCGTCGATGCTCTCAAAGCTGGTCAACCACCCCTGGACGTTGTAGAACTCGTTGTATGTACTTACAAAATTTTTAATCGTCCTTTgtgtatgtatttttttttcttccgaTGTATTCTTGGTGAAAAAATAATGAACTGTATGATATTGGGAGTTTAAAATTTACGACGTTCTTGCCGGAGCTCGAGGTTTGGTCTGGGTGCTATATCCTCAAGTTTTTACTCATCAATTTGGTATAGAAAATTAAGGAGATGGTTTTTTTTGAATGCTTAATGTTTGcaccaaaaataaaattgagtAATTCAAAATGATTTGAACAAGTCAAGTAGCCTGCCGATCATGCATGAGATCGGGGAAAAGATCATGGGCAGTTAGGGGAGTTGAGAGAACCACTCAAACCGAGAATAAGGCAGGGAAGATCGGCAGAAGAAAAATAACTCACGACTCAAATCAAACTCAAAAAATTGTTTTAGCAACAACTCTtcaaattttagtatttaaattaaagtatTTCCATCTTTTTATTCCAGAGTCCAGCTCTTTTCACATCTTCATTCCAGATttcaatataattttattatatttgtcATGTTTTGTAATTTTCTATTGCTTTGTATATACATAATTAAGTTTGAATTTTATTTCTTCAACTTCCATTATCGTTCCTTTTGGTTTTAGCGTCATATTTTTTAGGAGATTAGAACTAACAATCAAATTAGGGATTCATTTGTGtttagaagttagattttttatgtttttattcaAATTAGTGCTTGAAGCACCTGCAATATCAAAAATTGGCACGCTCGGTGAAACACCAAGTATGCcgcgaaaaaaaaaaagagatccATCTGAGAAAGCTAAGGGAATTGAAGTTTATCCAGAATGTGAAGAAGAGAGTTTTGAAGAAAATGCACAAGAAGTCTGTGCAAGACATGACTAAACAATTGGAAGGCCAATTCCATGGTCGGCTTCCATTCTAGGAGACTCATGAATCTCAAGAGCCCTCAACCAAAGATAACTCAAAAGAAGTGGATGAAACATTGAAGCTAGTAGCCTCCTGGCCTATGTGTAGGCTATGGTGAGCCAAACAACTTAATCTATGAATGCAGGTCAGGGGAGCAATTTTCTCAAAGAGGTTGAGCAAGGCTCGGGGGGTGGTAAGGCCGGGTGATACTCACCGCCCAACTTCAGCTTTCCCCGACCATGAAGGTAGATACAGACCACCTCACCGTAGGGAAGAACCTGTTGGGCAAATAATTTCTTTCCATGCTTGGGGGGTGGAAGTGGAAACCCAAGGCCATATCTGCACTGCTCATATAATGTGactaatcaagtaaatcaatcCGGTTTTTGTGATGAGGGAGTCAATGGTGCATTTCAAGGAGGTAATActgattttaatgcaaattttcAAGCTCGGTGGCACATTATTATCATCATACACTTCCAGCCTTGAATATCCCAGTGATAAATCCAGAAATGGTAAGAGAAACGGTTCAAGAGCTATATGGGCTAGCCTTGAGACTGATAGGCCGCCCAGAGTTTCACAAGCCCTATCCAAACTACGTAGACGTGAATAACCCATATCCGAGATGTTATAGAGTTCATGACTTCAACTTATTCTTGAGGGAGGACAGTCAGTCTAGCATAAAGCATATAGTTAGATTCACCATCATGTGTGGGGAGTTGGCGACTTTTGAGAATTTCAATAACTTGAAGTTACGGTTATTCCCAAACTCCCTCCCAGGAACTGTATTTGCTTGGTATTCCTCGCCAGAAATTCAATGATGAAATCGGTAAGAGATGGGAAGACAATTTCGTACTCAATTCTATACTCAATTTTATAGAATTGAACCAGAGGTGTATATTGTTGATTTGTCTAGAATCACTCAGAAGAAATATGAGTCTCTTGGGCCGCAAACATATCAACAGTAGGGGCGGAAACTGGATGGACAATCAAAGATGTGATGGAGTTGGCCAAAGAAGACTCTGGAACAACGTGAGACTTATCGTTGTTACTGGACATAACACATATGACACGTGGCTAGAAATCCCAAGAGAAAATGACGTCCTATAAGTCGAGGAGAAAGAATATGCACATGAAGGAGACAAGTTCGTCGTGACTGGCAGAGATGAAGGTCGATCAAAAAACAATGGCAacaaaatgtttatgaattttcatTTGGGCAAATTCACAAACACCATTAGGACGCGATGATGAGCAAAATGAGTTCTAGGTTGACATGGCTAACACAAGGGGCGAACCAGAGGTAGCAACGACGAGAGATTGTGACCGGATAGGGGAGATAGTGCAATGATTAACTTGAGAATTGAACGGAGGGTCTAGGGTCAGGGCTCCTAATTTTGAAATGTGGGGGTCGGATTATGAGGATTTAGAAATTTGGTTGTGTCTAAGGCTGGTGCCAGAAATTTTTACAGAAGCATTAGAAGAAAATTTAGTAGTGGCAGAAGGTGAGTGGGATAAAATGTTTTTTCTCGATTTGAAATTTGATGGGGGAGTTGATTTCTTGGATTATTCTTGCCAAAATAAACGGTCCAACCTAGCTACTTTGGACCTCATGTTGCAAATGAGTAAGTTGAATAAAGATACGAATTTATATACATAGACATTTTGGTCCAATGGGCCAATGCATGCGGAAAgcatttgtttgtaccaaaaataaattaagtCTAAATTAATTAGGCCGGAGTCCTAAAAATTTGAGGATATCGAGAAGTATTAAAAGAATCCCATCACCATTTCAAAATGGTTTGAGTAAGTCGAGTAGCATGTAGATCATGGACGAGATAATAGAAAAGATCACGAGCAATGATGAGAGTTGAGAGAACCGCTCAAACCAAGAATAAGGCAGGGAAGAATCGACAGAAGAAAAATGACTCACAACTCAATTACTCAACATATCAAACTCAAAAATGCTCCAGCATCATCTCTTCAAATTTTAGTCTTTCAATTCAAGTATTCTCAACCTTTTATTCCACATTCTTGcacttttcatattttaattccagattttcagcattaattttattatattttctatGTTTCATAATTTTCTATTGATTTGTATATACATAATCATGTTggaattttatttctttaagttcCATTATCGTTCATTTTAGTTTTAGcgtaatattttcttagaagatTAGGAATAACAATCAGATTAGGGATTAATAGTCGCTTTGTGTTTAGAATTTAGAATTTTTACGTTTTTTTCTCAAATTGGTGTTTGAAGCACTTGGCACGCCAGTAATATCAAAAATTTGTGCAAACACTTAGATTACATATGTTGAATGATGCAGGTGCGTGAACTTGAAAATAACCCACATTTTAATGCTGGCAAAGGGTCCGTTTTGACCAGCAACGGCACTGTTGAGATGGAAGCTTGCATCATGGATGGAAATACCAAGAGATGTGGAGCTGTTTCTGGTCTCACTACGGTGAAAAATGCCATATCTCTAGCTCGGCTGGTAATGGAGAAAACTCCTCACATATATCTTGCATTTGATGGAGCTGAGGCATTTGCGGGGGAACAGGTTAGTCAGAGATTCTGCTCAGTCTTTGTTTGGATTTTTTCTTACATTTGGTATACCTCATGTTAATTTCTTGCTGAAATTCGGTGGCATGTTTGATTGTTGTCGTTAAGTACATAAATTTGTGTGGAAGTTGCTCATTTAATGTCCATGgcatttttttatttacaagCTCAACATTCTGCTCTGTTATAAAATTGTGTGGCTAGCACTGTTGAATATTGTTGTCGCATTTCGTTTTGAATTCAACACATTGATAATCAGTGACGGAAGTAACTAAATGTCTATGCACACCCCATATGTTAATAAACCGTCTTCTTTGTTCAAATGTTTGATGTTAACAAAGAATCTTACCTTTCCATACAGCTATATCTTGGAAATTTATGTGTTTCTGACAATTTTGCATTCCTCACTTGTTTCCATGTTACCTCTCAAATTTTAAGGCTCTTTTAGGTTCAGAATTGCAGTAATTATCGCAAAAAGATTATTATGTTGAGTAAAGAGTTCGCCATTTTGATTGCATATTTTTTGATGTTAGCTCATCAAATTATCCCAATCTTTTCATGTCTTCAAATAGCAAAACCACTGTAAATATTGAATAAATTCCACTTAACTTTTAACCTTGATATTCAATTATATGCTTTCTGTTGATATTCCTTGTTTATCATCATCAAAATATTGAAAGTTGGAAACACAAAATTCCAGGCTTCCAGCAAGGCACTTTCTACCATATGTTTACATTTCTAGCTGATCgataagcttaaaattaaacTAAAACCAATTTAGTTATCTGTTGCCCCCTTTCTCATTTCATATGGTTTATCATATTTTTCTGTCCTTTTTGTAGGGCGTTGAAACTATTGAATCGGGGCATTTTATAACTCCGGAAAACATTGAGAGACTAAAACAAGCAAAAGCAGCTAACAGAGTTCAGGTATGCTCTCTCTCTTCCTTTCCCCCTATCTCTTGCTTATTAGTTGTTCTTGCTTCCGCTTCCATCTCAATATTTTTTGCTTCAAGTATATGACTTGTTtgaactattattattatttgataaatCATTTCTAATCAATCTCATCACCCCTGTTTCATTTTCACATTCCCGTCATTTAGTAATGGAAGGTTTCTGATTAAATTGTCCATTTTTCGATATGACTAGAGTCTGTAGTAAGTTCTCAGTGGTAATCATGTTATGCACCAAACCTTCAAAAACGTGCATCACATATTATCTCCAGTACTTTTGTTAAAACTTGCGCTATTTTACGCTATTATGAATAAAATGGTTTAACATTACAAACTTTAAAGAATTTTTCCAAATGATGTCAAAATGCAATCTTTCCTGACCAATCCAATTGTAAGTTCGCCAAGCTTTGTAAAAATAACAGCCACTCGTGCGATGTCATCGTAACAAAGAAATGTTTGCTGAAAATTGTGGGAAAGTGGCATCAACATTGGGAGCTGGACTTGCTTTTTTTTGCGCTGGACTTGCTATTGTCTGCACTCTATGGCATGAATATTAACCATTGAACTTGGGCTAAACACCTGTTAATTAGCAGGTTTTATTCTAGTGTGCACTCTCACAGTCAGGTATCATTGTATTTTTCAAGTTGAGGTCAATTTCCATTTATTTGTTAACAAAACGCATCCATGAAGAGTCCAGAAATATCTGTTTGTTTGCAGGTTTCATTCTTTAATACAAGTGAAAGTTGGAATTGAAGTAATTTGTTTTAGACTTCCAACTACACTTTTAACTTACAACTAACTGAACAAGACAAGAATTGATAGTTGTTCCACATCGATTGGATAAAATATCTGTAAGTTGTATACatggtcttggacaatcctcccccttgagttagcttttggggttgagttaggtccaagttccaatcttaacatcgTATCAGAACTCAGATTTCACTGTTGTGTGTTGGATTGTCCATAGTTGGGCAACCCGTActgcccataattgggtcatttgtaaacttcatgcTCCATATGTTCATTCCTGGACGTGAGGGGGTGTGttagttgtcccacatcggttagaTAAAATacctgggagttgtatatatggtcttggacaatcccccccttgagctagtttttggggttgagttaggtccaagttccaatcttaacatggtatcagagctcaggTTCCACTGATATGTGTTGGATTGCCCATAGTTGGGTCACCTGTTCTGCCCATAATtaggtcatttgtaaacttcacgttTCAGATATTCATTCATGGGCGTGAGGGGGGTGTGTTAGTTGTCCCACATCGATTGGATAAAATAATGTGAGTTGTATATGtggtcttggacaatcctcccccttgagctagcttttgcggttgagttaggtccaagttccaatcttaacatcgTATCAGAGCTCAGATTCCACCGTTGTGTGTTGGATTGTCCATAGTTGGGCAGCTCATACTGCTCATAATTAGGTTATTTGTAAACTTTACGCTCCAGGTGTTCATTCCTGGGCGTGGGGGGTGTGTTTGTTAACCCACATCGGTTGTATAAAATAcatgggagttgtatatatggtcttggacaatcctctccccttgagctagcttttgggttTGAGTTAGGTCCGAGTTCCAATCTTAAATGttagttgtcccacatcggttggataaaatatctGGGAGTTGTATatggtcttggacaatcctccccccttgagctagcttttcgggttgagttagatccaagttccaatcttaacatgatatcagagcttgagctagcttttcgggttgagttagatccaagttccaatcttaacatgatatcagaACTCAGTTTCCACCGAtatgtgttggactgcccaTAGTTGGGTCACCCGCTCTGCCCATAGTTGGGTTATTTGTAAATTTAACGCTCGagatgttcattcctgggcGTGAGAGGGGTGTGTTAGTTGTCCCACATCGATTGGATAAAATACAtgtgagttgtatatatggttttGGACAATCCTTCTCCTTGAGCTagtttttggggttgagttaggtccaagttccaatcttaacaagAATAAGGAACTAAGAACATCTTGCTAATCCAGTCTGCACGAAATAAGTTTGGAATCTTGGAAAGTTTTTCAAAAGCTGAAGTATTTATCTAGTGCACTTAATGAATCGAGATTTTCTAATTTTAGTGTATTCCAAAAAGTATGATACGGATTTGAATTTGGATAAACAACATTCACTGCTTGCTATGTTGGGTTCAAACTTACGTATTCAGAAGTGTATCCACATTCGAAAACCATTGACACCGAAAGATTCCTCATACTTTAATTTCAGAAATCTCTGTAAATTAGAGATTTTTTATAGAATTTATGTAGAGGATCATGTTCTCTTCATGTAATTCTTTTATCTGGCCTTGTATTGTTTGCGCCAGCTTCAAAAGTTTAAGAAAGATCAGAAGAAATACTGGTGCATTGTTGCCACAGAAAACAGCAAGCGAACATTTAGGATGCCTCTCTCTCTCAAAACCGGAATTAGATTTAAAGAATACTTAACTATATACTTGTAGAGGTAGTGGCTAAAAATTGTTGCATCATTATCTACAGATTGATTTTACACAACCCAATCAAAAAGTTGGAGAGAAGGCATCGGTTCCTTCCCTGGATAGTCAAGATGGTACCGTTGGATGTGTGGCTGTCGATGGTAACGGAAATTTAGCTGCTGCTACATCTACTGGTGGATTGGTCAACAAGATGGTGGGGAGGATTGGCGATACGCCCATTATTGGTGCAGGAACTTATGCCAACAGTTATTGTGCAGTCTCTGCAACTGGTAAAGGTGAATCTATAATCCGTGCTACAGTTGCCAGAGACGTGGCTGCTCTTATGGAATATAAAGGGCTTTCACTTAAAGAAGCGGCGGCTTATGTTATAGAGGAATGTGCACCGAAGCATACTACTGGCTTGATTGCTGTGTCTGCAAAAGGAGAAGTTACCATGCCCTTCAATACAGTTGGAATGTTCTGTGCATGTGCCACCGAAGATGGTCATTCTGAGGTTAAGATTTGGCCAGATGAGCCGTGATGCTAAGTTTCAAAGCGATGTATTCATGTCAAAATCTGAATCAATCGTCGTTCGATTAATGTCGAGCCAAGTTTGAGGAGACCAGATTTTGTCAATGAGCATCTTGTACCCATGGTCTTGATGGTGATGATTAAGCTGATCTCCACTGGATTGTAGAGATCAGATTCAATCCTCAATCTTATGTTGTTTGATGTTTCTGAGAtccagaaataaaatattttcagttTATAGGTCAGCACATTTCATCTCAATCCAGTAAGTTATAATTTTGTcgttaaatttttgaaattttcgttcaaaatatattttcggAAGGTAAAATTAAACCATTATTTCAAGCAAATCAGTTATTCAAATCATGATAAAAGATAACGCACTTCTTTACTTAACAATTTTATAATGTTAAATAAGCATCACTTTGTTGCGTGGCAAGACTAAATTCATCTGTTTGCTTCCTTGGGATAGAGGCGTAATAGTATTCTTTCCCCTGTAATTTTTGAAGCAACTTATtttgtcattattatttttaaattttaaatttaagacattacttatttataaaatataaaatgcgCATAAAATTAGAcaatgtatttttaattaattaaataaatattcttaGTTAACAGAAAAAATAACTTCGTTAGTAATAATAAACAATAAAAGCAAAATTCTTGACATGTCCAAATTAGTGAGACAAGTATATTTGTGATCATTTGATGAGAGAATAATACAAGCGTCGCACGGTTAGGCGAAACAACTCGAACGCTGCACTCTAAATGGGAAAAATCTAGTAGGCGGAAGATTCACTAATTTTACATTCCGACCCCGTGCCTATTGAAATATGAGCTGACGGACTCATGGACAATGATTTGGTTAAGCAAAAATGTTCATGGGATAGTTACGGATTTCGGTTacaaaaactaaaataaaataaagagtaAGGGTCGGGCCCCTCCAATATTTTCCAGTCGCTTCCATTTTACTCGTCACCTTGACCTTTGATTTCATatcataataacaataatatattaatttatcacATGCCTTCGTTCTGGTAACTCGCGAGAGTGGGAATAGCTAAGCTCCTTCTCGCGCCTCACTTCCCTTGTGTCAATCGGCACACCATCTATTCGATTAAATGTCTACACTTCTCTCCACATTTCTCTGTAGCTCCTCAGTTGAAAAAGCCTCGTTCTTTCCTCCAGCAAACACGCCATTTTTCATCCCGGGCTTTTGATGCAGATGGAAACGAGAGAGTGACCGATGAGTCCGCGAAACCGGAAGCGGGAAACGAGGGCATTGATGATAATGGAAGCATCAGGTCCTAGGGGTGATGAGGAAAAGTACCCAAGTGGGGAGTTTTTGTTTGAGGGGTATGATATGTGGGAGAGTTTAGCTGTGAAGTTTAAAATGTTGATTGCATGGCCTTGGGAGCGTGTCAAGAAGGGCAGCGTTCTTACGATGAAAATACGCGGGGAGGTGAATTTTCGACTTTCGTTTTCCCTATAGCTGCTGATTGTTATTCGGTGACGTTAGTTTGAGTTGTTGAATTTGTTTCCccaaactatatatatatatatctttgcAAATAAACGATATCACATTTGTTCATCCATTTTTGCTGCTCTGGCTGTTCTTGTCTTCAACTAATTGTGAAGTTCAACCCTCTCATTTTTccgtttattttattttttctatgTTTATGTTGTTAATTGAATTATCAAACTGAAAGCCTTGACTATCCAACTTTTTTTTCCCTTACAATACTAGAGCAGTTGGATTGATTTGTGAGTGTCAGTGCACACGTGATTTAAGAGTTTGCTTAAATATTATGCGACCATATAGAAAAACACATCCCTGTATTTATCTTATATATCTGATAAGCTGAAGAGTAATTTATCCTCAAAAGAGACAAGAACGATAATGTgtaatttactataaatagcagaagaGTGACTGATTGATATGGTAGAGGACATATGAGATACATTTAGAAATCACAACGGGTAGTGTACTGAATCAACACTGCGAAGGACAGCATGCCATTAGATTTAGCTTGGAGGGAGGTGAAATGCTTTGCATTTGTTTACTTTACTGAATCTTTCTAAATGGTGTCCATGTTGTTGGCACACTGTTAGGTTATAAAATTGAAAGTGTCTTCCCTGTTTTTAAGACAGGTATCTGATCAGCTGAAGAGTCGTTTCTCCTCTGGATTATCTTTACCTCAACTATGTGAGAATTTCATCAAAGCAGCTTACGATCCTCGTATTTCGGGTATTTATCTCCATATTGAACCATTGAATTGTGGGTGGGGAAAAGTTGAAGAAATGCACAGACACCTATTGGACTTTAAGAAGTCAGGTATTCCTATAATTTCTTTTAGGGCTCGCACTTGATCTGTTTATGCTTCATGGCTCTGATAGAGTGAACAAAGTAGATTTTCATTTCTGACCTTGATAGAGTTTTGAGTTTGGCCAACTTAAGGATAGGATGCTGAAAACTCTAAaaactagctgtatccctgaagaTTTGACGCATAAATGATAAATCTAGTCTAATATGGTACCGTTTGTGGTTTTATGCTCATATCTCTGCACTTCAGGTTTTAGTCTCCATGAAAAAATCCATATTGATTTCCTTTCCCTCAGGTTAAAACACTTGGAAGAACGCTTTTCTTATAGAAGTCGGTGGTTCTATTCCAGAATTCTCCCTCAACCTTGATCAAGATTTCTTTGGTGGCCAATCAGGAATGTATAGATAGTTTCTTCTCCGCAAATCTTCTGTAATTGGTTGCATTTGCTAAACATTCCCAGTTGATCTCTTTAATTTTGTCTAGTCAATTTTGTCCATTCCCTTTGTGCCCCGTGATGGAGAAGTTATAGCTTTCTGATATGCTGCCAGTTGTTATCCAACGTACTCTTCCAATATCTCACTTTCCTCTAGTGTTGACTGCATTGATCCACCAATCGATCTCCATTTGGACCTTGGTGTCCTCCACCCCTCTACTCTTGGAAACTTGTTGAATTGAAACAACTTTCATGTGTGTAAGAAAGGATGGGCAGGAGAGGAATAAGGTGGGTATAGAGATGAGGAGAAATGGGTTGCCCTGGTGTTATAGTGAAACCAATAAGATGGATTGATGTCAGAGAGGTTGGGGAAGTGAGAAAAGATCAGCAGATAAGCAAAAGTAGGCAGGCAAAGGACAAGTGCCGCAGTTGGGGGTGTGGCGGGGGAGGGAGGAGGGGAAGTAGAAGGTGGTTTTACAGACGAGAAGGTGATGCAAAGATGAGGTAAAAAATGAGAGATGGGcaaaattataatttcaatatatcgtGTTATCCTACCGTTAGTCATGTATACCAAATGTGTTACCAGTTAGCACTTAACATTTTTTTCCCCCAGAAtcttgttatttattttttaattatcagTCGATCGTATCAACAACCACTCCAAGTGCTGCCTAAGAGAACACTTTTCTTCTACAAATATGAGTAGATGTAGATATTACACAGTAGGTTTCTTCATTTTAAGACACCGGTAACAAGGAAATTGCTTACCGAGTACGTTAACAGCTTCATTCATgctttgaggatgatattcaATATTCTCCATAATAGATTATCTCAACAATTAATATTCCGAACTACATTCTTTCGCACTTCGCCACGATTTTTTATAGCTGTAGATTTAATCTGTTGAATGTCgattaataaatattatggcCTGTTTGGGACATCTAAGCTTGGTTTCAATTTATCAGTAAAAATTAATGCGCAGTTGCTACTTACAGTTCGACAAAAGCAAATATTGGattaattttttgatgaactCTTATTTAATTGTGTAAATTTCATTTATTACCAAGTGCCTATGCCTGACAGAGTTGTGTTGACTTATATCATGATTAGTTTATCATCCAAAGTCAACAAAAGTTCCTTTGTTTTATTGAGGCAATGCAACCTCATAGAGTTATTCAACTGATAAATTAACATGATGTCCTGCTGAAGTATTTCTCATCCAACACTAATAGAAACTGCATATGAAGCTGTACATTCTTTCATAACTGGATAAAGTAGCTAATCTGGCATAGTTTATTGAATTGAGTCAGTTAACTGAGGCCCTTgtgattattaaataaatttcaaagtTGAAGTTCTTTTAAAtcttcatattttaaaaatatttactgaATAAATTTGTTGGGAATATGTAGGCAAGTTCATTGTTGGATATGTGCCCGTATGTGGAGAGAAGGAGTATTATATTGGCTGTGCTTGTGATGAGCTCTATGCACCCCCAAGTGCATACTTTCAGTTGTATGGGTTGACTGTCCAGGCATCATTCCTTGGAGGTGAGTCAATTTTGGTGGCTATGccaaaggttttttttttttttttttgggaatagGACCTGGGAGCTTGTGCATCCATTAATTTGTTAGCCCAGATTGTAAAAACTGGTGTAGATAGCACAGATTTATCATTTCAAGTTGATTTGCAGTTTTAGATAAAGTTTGAATTGGAACCCAATTTTGGCAACAATAAAATGATGACGAGCAATAAGAATTCCAAACTCTTTTCGATATTCACAACAGGagaataatttttgaaaattccaatataatatatatattgaagTATTGAACCTTAGGGGAGTTAGATgttatgataattttttttcgGATATGTTTGTgctatttgaaattatttcaaaGGAAGTAGGTGTACTTTTCCTTACATTTTTGTAGGTGTCCTGGAAAAAGTTGGGATTGAGCCGCAGGTTCAACGTATTGGTAAATATAAGAGTGCTGGGGATCAACTCACTCGAAAAAGCATATCGAATGAAAATCGTGAGATGTTGTCAACTCTACTTGACAATATTTATGGAAATTGGGTAGATACAATTTCACTTGCAAAAGGTGACGTTGCGTTTTATGTGTTGGTTGTCTCAAGTTTTTAtagaataatttaatatattatttcacCTCGCAGgtaagaaaaaagaagatgttgaaaattttataaatgaagGAGTGTATGTAGTTGAGAGACTAAAGGAAGAGGGATGGATAACAGATACAAAGTATGACGATGAGGTAAAGTGAGTTGTATGCTCCTTATTGGATAGTGGATACCTTGCCAATAAGCCGCCTATTTTCAATTTCTCAATACATGGACATTGGACTCAAATATCACCTGGCCAAGCAGCGGTTCTACAGACCTGAATTTACTTAGTTTATGGGAAGACAAGAGGAATCTTTTAGGCTTATGCTATTCAGTGGACAACATCTTCGAAGAATTTTAGACATTTAGTTACATTAACTAATCCTGAGTTGGATGAACCACTCACTCAACCTTTCGTTGAACTATTTTATCTCCTGAATTAATAatgttaaatttaaataaaatggatACGTAGTTAAT from the Primulina tabacum isolate GXHZ01 chromosome 8, ASM2559414v2, whole genome shotgun sequence genome contains:
- the LOC142553225 gene encoding isoaspartyl peptidase/L-asparaginase 1, translated to MGWAIALHGGAGDIPRSMPLDRLKPREAALHYCLKIGVDALKAGQPPLDVVELVVRELENNPHFNAGKGSVLTSNGTVEMEACIMDGNTKRCGAVSGLTTVKNAISLARLVMEKTPHIYLAFDGAEAFAGEQGVETIESGHFITPENIERLKQAKAANRVQIDFTQPNQKVGEKASVPSLDSQDGTVGCVAVDGNGNLAAATSTGGLVNKMVGRIGDTPIIGAGTYANSYCAVSATGKGESIIRATVARDVAALMEYKGLSLKEAAAYVIEECAPKHTTGLIAVSAKGEVTMPFNTVGMFCACATEDGHSEVKIWPDEP